In Streptomyces sp. NBC_01717, one DNA window encodes the following:
- a CDS encoding ABC transporter substrate-binding protein yields MRSIRVRILAILAVLVIAGVGAWQLLPSDEAKKDPITVGTTDEVTSLDPAGAYDAGSWAMYSNIYQSLMTFKSGAIVPEPDAAESCGFIGQKLQTYQCKLRDDLTFSSGRKVTAADVEYSIERMIRIKTDVGPSVLFPSLKNVVSEGRTITFNLSSRDATFPQKLATGAGSIVDRDQYPADKLRTGNTVDGSGPYILKSYQPGTEAELVPNPTYKGALKNTGVPVDVRYYKQSDDLLAAWKSGQIDVTHRQLPPATLADLNPGDPDMHITEADSAEIRNLVFNVRPGAPLANKKVRQAIASIIDRGPLVTDVYKGTVEPLYSLIPQGYIGHSTPFFDDYPNPDPARARKLMEEAGVQIPLHINFAYRADDAYTKETAELRRQLEADGLFKVSVKAVEWQEFQKGYAAGKYDAYTVGWLPDYPDSDTFSQPLVGRDTSLHNGYTSKRMDQLISATSQYSDRSRTSGDFKDLQALVSEDVPLVPLWQKKDYVVSTTEVSGSQYLSDGTGIWRLWELNWI; encoded by the coding sequence ATGCGGTCGATCCGGGTACGGATTCTCGCGATTCTCGCGGTTTTGGTCATCGCAGGCGTCGGCGCCTGGCAGTTGCTTCCCTCGGACGAGGCGAAGAAGGACCCGATCACGGTCGGCACGACGGACGAGGTGACCTCACTCGACCCCGCCGGTGCCTACGACGCCGGCTCCTGGGCGATGTACAGCAACATCTACCAGTCCCTCATGACGTTCAAGTCCGGGGCGATCGTCCCCGAACCGGACGCCGCCGAGAGCTGTGGGTTCATCGGCCAGAAGCTGCAGACGTACCAGTGCAAGCTGCGCGACGATCTGACCTTCTCCAGTGGCCGGAAGGTCACCGCCGCCGATGTCGAGTACTCCATCGAGCGCATGATCAGGATCAAGACGGACGTCGGCCCCTCGGTGCTGTTCCCCAGCCTGAAGAACGTGGTGTCCGAAGGCCGCACGATCACCTTCAACCTCTCCTCGCGCGACGCGACCTTCCCGCAGAAGCTCGCCACCGGGGCCGGTTCGATCGTCGACCGCGACCAGTACCCGGCGGACAAGCTCCGCACCGGGAACACGGTCGACGGCTCGGGGCCGTACATCCTGAAGTCGTACCAGCCGGGCACCGAGGCCGAACTGGTCCCGAACCCCACGTACAAGGGCGCACTGAAGAACACCGGAGTCCCGGTCGACGTCCGCTACTACAAGCAGTCGGACGATCTCCTGGCAGCCTGGAAGTCCGGGCAGATCGATGTGACGCACCGGCAGCTGCCGCCCGCCACGCTCGCCGACCTCAACCCCGGCGACCCCGACATGCACATCACCGAGGCGGACAGCGCCGAGATCCGCAACTTGGTCTTCAACGTGCGCCCCGGAGCGCCGCTCGCCAACAAGAAGGTCCGGCAGGCCATCGCGTCGATCATCGACCGCGGACCGCTGGTGACCGACGTCTACAAGGGCACCGTCGAGCCGCTCTACTCGCTGATCCCGCAGGGCTACATCGGGCACAGCACGCCGTTCTTCGACGACTACCCGAATCCCGACCCGGCGCGCGCCAGGAAGTTGATGGAGGAGGCCGGGGTGCAGATCCCGCTGCACATCAACTTCGCCTACCGCGCCGACGACGCGTACACCAAGGAGACCGCCGAGCTGCGCCGCCAGCTCGAGGCGGACGGACTGTTCAAGGTCTCGGTCAAGGCTGTGGAATGGCAGGAGTTCCAGAAGGGGTACGCGGCGGGCAAGTACGACGCGTACACCGTCGGATGGCTGCCCGACTACCCGGACTCCGACACCTTCAGCCAGCCGCTCGTCGGCCGCGACACCAGCCTTCACAACGGCTACACCAGCAAGAGGATGGACCAGCTGATCTCGGCCACGTCGCAGTACAGCGACCGCAGCCGCACCTCGGGGGACTTCAAGGACCTTCAGGCGCTGGTCAGCGAGGACGTGCCGCTCGTACCGCTGTGGCAGAAGAAGGACTACGTCGTCAGCACGACCGAAGTCTCCGGCTCGCAGTACCTGTCGGACGGCACGGGCATCTGGCGGCTGTGGGAACTCAACTGGATCTAG
- a CDS encoding metallophosphoesterase, which yields MVFVLVAVVVLALLVGVHRYVWRRLVGDTTAPGSALRRAGTVAAWLLPLLSIGALVSGRAGAPFRLQQTLAWPGFLWLAALLYLTLALLVGEAVRPVLRWVLARRAVDGGTAGGVDAAAGSDAAEIGSSPAEAPASGTPAAPATLVVEAPAPPSAATHPSRRLFVARAVGGAAAVAGLGTVGYGTYGVLRGPRVKRVTVPLAKLPRSAHGFRIAVVSDIHLGPVLGRAHTQRIVDTINRTQPDLIAVVGDLVDGTVADLGPAAEPLAGLTARHGAFFVTGNHEYFSGAAQWVDHVRELGLHPLENARVEMDGFDLAGVNDIAGESEGQGPDFERALGDRDRTRASVLLAHQPVVIDDAVAHGVDLQLSGHTHGGQLWPGNYLAELANPTVAGLERYGDTQLYVSRGAGAWGPPVRVGAPSDITVVQLASRQA from the coding sequence GTGGTCTTCGTTCTGGTGGCGGTCGTGGTCCTCGCGCTGCTGGTCGGCGTGCACCGCTATGTGTGGCGTCGTCTTGTCGGTGACACGACGGCGCCGGGCAGTGCGCTGCGCCGGGCGGGCACCGTGGCGGCCTGGCTGCTGCCGCTGCTGAGCATCGGTGCTCTGGTCTCCGGGCGCGCGGGCGCGCCCTTCCGGCTGCAGCAGACGCTGGCCTGGCCGGGCTTCCTCTGGCTGGCGGCGCTCCTGTATCTGACGCTCGCTCTGCTGGTGGGCGAGGCGGTACGGCCGGTTCTGCGGTGGGTGCTCGCGCGCCGCGCGGTGGATGGCGGTACGGCCGGCGGGGTCGATGCCGCTGCCGGGAGCGATGCGGCTGAAATAGGCTCATCTCCGGCTGAAGCACCCGCGAGTGGGACCCCTGCGGCCCCGGCCACCCTCGTCGTCGAGGCTCCCGCCCCGCCGTCGGCGGCCACCCACCCGTCCCGTCGCCTGTTCGTGGCGCGGGCGGTAGGGGGCGCTGCCGCCGTCGCCGGGCTCGGTACCGTCGGATACGGCACGTACGGCGTGCTCCGCGGTCCGCGCGTCAAGCGGGTCACCGTCCCGCTCGCCAAGCTGCCCCGGTCCGCGCACGGTTTCCGGATCGCCGTCGTCAGCGACATCCACCTCGGCCCCGTCCTGGGCCGCGCCCACACCCAGCGGATCGTCGACACGATCAACCGGACCCAGCCCGATCTGATCGCTGTCGTCGGCGATCTCGTCGACGGAACCGTCGCCGACCTCGGCCCGGCTGCCGAACCGCTGGCGGGCCTGACCGCCCGTCATGGGGCATTCTTCGTCACCGGCAATCACGAGTACTTCTCCGGTGCGGCCCAATGGGTTGATCACGTAAGGGAATTGGGACTTCACCCGCTGGAGAACGCGCGGGTCGAGATGGACGGATTCGATCTGGCCGGGGTCAACGACATCGCCGGGGAGAGCGAGGGGCAGGGACCCGATTTCGAGCGCGCCCTCGGCGACCGGGACCGTACCCGCGCCTCCGTCCTCCTCGCCCACCAGCCCGTCGTCATCGACGACGCGGTCGCGCACGGGGTGGACCTCCAGCTCTCCGGCCACACCCACGGCGGCCAGCTCTGGCCGGGCAACTACCTCGCCGAACTGGCCAACCCCACGGTTGCCGGGCTCGAACGCTACGGCGACACCCAGCTGTACGTCTCGCGGGGCGCGGGCGCCTGGGGTCCGCCGGTGCGGGTCGGTGCCCCCTCCGACATCACCGTCGTGCAGCTCGCCTCCCGACAGGCGTAG
- a CDS encoding SCO4848 family membrane protein — protein MKLTRPVSWFLLAFGVWSWCIWVTFAKNLWKDGSGLAFDDAGDPTAYFWVHLLLAITSFLLGTAVGVIGLRGLRALRSERA, from the coding sequence ATGAAGCTCACCCGTCCCGTCTCCTGGTTCCTGCTCGCCTTCGGGGTGTGGAGCTGGTGCATTTGGGTCACTTTCGCCAAGAATCTATGGAAAGACGGCAGTGGACTTGCCTTCGACGACGCGGGTGACCCGACTGCGTACTTCTGGGTACATCTGCTGCTCGCCATCACGTCCTTTCTTCTGGGGACGGCGGTCGGTGTGATCGGGTTGCGCGGACTCAGGGCTCTGCGCAGCGAACGTGCATAA
- a CDS encoding D-alanyl-D-alanine carboxypeptidase family protein, which translates to MPALKKTVLTVTSAVLLSTFVVDPASAVSKDTTDDPKPTAPMSKVGGQRLGLVGTQVDLGTGAPVLPKDLTGRSWIVADAESGEVLASHNPHWRLPPASTLKMLFADTVMEAPELQPKTLKHKVTNKDLAGVGEGSSLVGVKERLTYTVHDLWLGVFLRSGNDAVHVLSSMYGGVPKTVTAMQEHAEELQALDTHVVSPDGYDAPRQVSSAYDLTLFARSGLQKEDFREYCSTATAEFPGDKKAGKKREAFQIQNTNRLLTGDVGVEPYKGIAGVKNGYTTHAGNTFTGVAERNGKVLLVTVMNPKSDESHAVYKEAASLLDWGFDAAGKVTPVGELVPPKSAETGTGKGMESGGGQSTTGSNGPANKDKHGSGTTKAAAAGAGSSGVGIALGIVGGVLALLAGGVFLVNRRWPLPDLVRRRPRR; encoded by the coding sequence GTGCCTGCTCTGAAAAAGACCGTGTTGACGGTCACCTCTGCCGTCCTGCTGTCCACCTTTGTCGTCGACCCCGCGTCGGCGGTCAGCAAGGACACCACCGACGACCCGAAGCCGACCGCCCCGATGTCGAAGGTCGGTGGGCAGCGGCTCGGCCTCGTCGGCACCCAGGTCGATCTGGGGACGGGCGCCCCGGTGCTGCCGAAGGACCTCACCGGACGGTCCTGGATCGTCGCGGACGCGGAGAGCGGCGAGGTGCTCGCCTCGCACAACCCGCACTGGCGGCTGCCCCCGGCTTCCACGCTGAAGATGCTGTTCGCGGACACGGTCATGGAAGCGCCCGAGCTCCAGCCGAAGACCCTGAAGCACAAGGTGACGAACAAGGATCTCGCCGGCGTCGGTGAGGGCAGCAGCCTGGTCGGCGTCAAGGAGCGCCTGACGTACACGGTCCACGACCTGTGGCTCGGCGTCTTCCTGCGCTCCGGCAACGACGCGGTGCACGTGCTGTCCTCGATGTACGGCGGCGTCCCCAAGACCGTCACCGCCATGCAGGAGCACGCCGAGGAGCTGCAGGCCCTCGACACGCACGTGGTGTCGCCGGACGGCTACGACGCCCCCCGCCAGGTCTCCAGCGCGTACGACCTCACACTGTTCGCCCGCAGTGGACTGCAGAAGGAGGACTTCCGCGAGTACTGCTCGACCGCCACGGCCGAATTCCCCGGCGACAAGAAGGCCGGCAAGAAACGCGAGGCCTTCCAGATCCAGAACACCAACCGGCTGCTCACCGGTGACGTCGGCGTCGAGCCGTACAAGGGCATCGCGGGCGTCAAGAACGGCTACACCACTCACGCGGGCAACACCTTCACCGGTGTCGCCGAGCGCAACGGCAAGGTGCTGCTCGTCACCGTCATGAACCCGAAGTCCGACGAGAGTCACGCCGTCTACAAGGAGGCCGCGAGCCTGCTCGACTGGGGCTTCGACGCGGCCGGCAAGGTGACCCCGGTCGGCGAACTGGTCCCCCCGAAGTCCGCGGAGACCGGAACGGGCAAGGGCATGGAATCGGGCGGCGGGCAGAGCACGACCGGCTCCAACGGCCCGGCGAACAAGGACAAGCACGGTTCGGGCACCACCAAGGCGGCCGCGGCCGGTGCGGGCTCCAGCGGGGTCGGGATCGCGCTCGGGATCGTCGGCGGGGTCCTGGCACTGCTGGCCGGCGGGGTGTTCCTGGTCAACCGGCGCTGGCCGCTGCCGGACCTGGTGCGCCGCCGTCCTCGCCGCTGA
- a CDS encoding YihY/virulence factor BrkB family protein: protein MDWLKKLPVIGPPVSWLMTTHAWRSYETLDRVHWTRLAAAITFISFLALFPLIAVGAAIGAAMLSTEQLHKIEDKVAEQVPGISDQLGISGLVAHAGTVGLVAGVLLLLTGVGWIGAMRDCLRAVWEIDDVDQGNPVVRKLKDAGLLVGLGGAALVTLAASTAGSTAVGWTARLVGISDRGAGGVLLQIAALVVAALAGFLLLLYLLTLLPGVQPPHRRLVTAAVIGAIGFELLKLLLGSYMKSVASKSMYGAFGVPIALLLWINLTAKLLLFCAAWTATPSRRQTKEGAGDVSGEDGGAPGPAAASAG, encoded by the coding sequence ATGGACTGGCTGAAGAAACTCCCCGTCATCGGGCCACCCGTCTCGTGGCTGATGACGACGCACGCCTGGCGCTCGTACGAAACGCTCGACCGGGTCCACTGGACTAGGCTCGCCGCTGCGATCACCTTCATCAGCTTCCTGGCGCTCTTCCCGCTGATCGCGGTCGGCGCGGCGATCGGCGCGGCGATGCTCTCCACCGAGCAGCTGCACAAGATCGAGGACAAGGTCGCCGAGCAGGTGCCCGGCATCTCCGACCAGCTCGGCATCTCCGGTCTGGTGGCCCACGCGGGGACGGTCGGGCTGGTCGCCGGTGTGCTGCTGCTCCTCACCGGTGTCGGCTGGATCGGTGCGATGCGCGACTGTCTGCGCGCGGTCTGGGAGATCGACGACGTGGACCAGGGCAATCCGGTCGTCCGTAAGCTCAAGGACGCCGGGCTGCTCGTCGGCCTCGGCGGGGCGGCGCTCGTCACCCTCGCCGCCTCCACGGCCGGCTCCACCGCGGTCGGCTGGACCGCCCGGCTGGTGGGCATCTCCGACCGGGGGGCCGGCGGGGTGCTGCTGCAGATCGCCGCCCTGGTGGTGGCCGCCCTGGCCGGCTTCCTGCTGCTGCTCTATCTGCTGACGCTGCTGCCCGGCGTCCAGCCGCCGCACCGCCGGCTGGTGACGGCCGCGGTGATCGGCGCGATCGGCTTCGAACTCCTCAAGCTGCTGCTCGGCAGCTATATGAAGAGCGTCGCGTCGAAGAGCATGTACGGCGCCTTCGGCGTGCCGATCGCCCTCCTGCTGTGGATCAACTTGACCGCGAAACTGCTGCTGTTCTGCGCCGCCTGGACGGCGACGCCGAGCAGGCGGCAGACGAAGGAGGGTGCCGGAGACGTCAGCGGCGAGGACGGCGGCGCACCAGGTCCGGCAGCGGCCAGCGCCGGTTGA
- a CDS encoding FAD-binding oxidoreductase, which yields MSVDTVSLTGWGRTAPTTALRFRPRTYEEAAVAVRGCGPRGSIARGLGRAYGDAAQNAGGSVLDMTALNRIRTIDAAAGLVVCDAGVSLHRLMEVLLPLGWFVPVTPGTRYVTVGGAIGADIHGRNQHVSGSFSRHVRAMEVLTADGTIRTVRPGTDLFDATAGGLGLTGVILSATLQFQPVATSLMSVDTERTVDLDDLMARLTASDHRYRYSAAWIDLLARGRATGRSVLTRGEHAPLHVLPARDRRTPLMFRPGRLPAAPAFVPDGLLGRTSVALFNELWYRRAPKFRTGELQKLSTYFHLLDAVPHWNRVYGRGGSVRYQFVVGHGQEEALRRIVRRISQRRCPSFLAVLKRFGDGDPGWLSFPMPGWTLALDLPAALPGLARFLDGLDEEVAVAGGRVCLAKDSRLRPETLAAMYPRLPEFRALRAELDPNGSFRSDLSRRLSL from the coding sequence ATGTCCGTCGACACCGTGTCCCTGACCGGCTGGGGCCGAACCGCCCCGACGACCGCACTGCGGTTCCGCCCCCGTACGTACGAGGAGGCGGCGGTCGCGGTACGCGGCTGCGGACCCCGTGGTTCCATCGCCCGCGGCCTCGGCCGGGCCTACGGCGACGCGGCGCAGAACGCGGGCGGCTCCGTACTCGACATGACCGCGCTGAACCGGATCCGTACCATCGACGCCGCAGCCGGCCTGGTGGTGTGCGACGCGGGCGTGAGCCTGCACCGGCTGATGGAAGTGCTGCTGCCGCTCGGCTGGTTCGTGCCGGTGACGCCCGGGACCCGTTACGTCACGGTGGGCGGCGCGATCGGCGCCGACATCCACGGCAGGAACCAGCATGTCTCCGGCTCCTTCTCCCGACACGTACGGGCCATGGAGGTGCTCACCGCCGACGGCACGATCCGGACGGTGCGGCCCGGCACCGACCTCTTCGACGCGACCGCGGGAGGCCTGGGACTGACCGGGGTGATCCTTTCGGCCACGCTCCAGTTCCAGCCCGTCGCGACGTCACTCATGTCGGTCGACACCGAACGGACCGTCGATCTGGACGACTTGATGGCCCGGCTCACCGCCTCCGACCACCGGTACCGCTACTCGGCCGCCTGGATCGACCTCCTCGCCCGCGGCCGGGCGACCGGACGCTCCGTACTCACCCGCGGGGAGCACGCACCCCTACATGTGCTCCCGGCGCGCGACCGGCGCACACCGCTCATGTTCCGCCCGGGCCGGCTGCCCGCGGCGCCTGCGTTCGTACCGGACGGGCTGCTCGGCCGTACTTCGGTCGCCCTGTTCAACGAGCTCTGGTACCGCAGAGCCCCCAAGTTCCGCACCGGTGAACTCCAGAAGCTGTCCACGTACTTCCACCTGCTGGACGCCGTACCGCACTGGAACCGCGTCTACGGCCGCGGCGGCTCCGTGCGGTACCAGTTCGTCGTCGGGCACGGACAGGAGGAGGCGTTGCGACGGATCGTCCGGCGGATCTCGCAGCGCCGCTGCCCGTCGTTCCTCGCCGTGCTCAAGCGCTTCGGGGACGGCGATCCGGGCTGGCTGTCCTTCCCGATGCCGGGCTGGACGCTCGCCCTCGATCTGCCTGCCGCTCTGCCGGGCCTGGCCCGCTTCCTCGACGGGCTGGACGAGGAGGTGGCGGTTGCCGGCGGCCGCGTCTGCCTGGCGAAGGACTCCAGGCTGCGGCCCGAGACGCTGGCCGCCATGTATCCGCGACTGCCCGAATTCCGGGCACTGCGCGCCGAACTGGACCCGAACGGGTCGTTCCGCTCGGACCTCTCCCGCCGTCTCTCGCTCTGA
- a CDS encoding decaprenylphospho-beta-D-erythro-pentofuranosid-2-ulose 2-reductase: protein MKDAFGAPQSLLLLGGTSRIGLATARRLIARRTRTVWLAGRPSPGLESAAAELRALGAYVRTVDFDALDSESHETALGKIFTEGDIDMVLLAFGILGDQERDEEEPLSAVRVAQTNYTGAVSAGLVCAGALQEQGHGSLVVLSSVAGERARRADFIYGSSKAGLDAFAQGLGDALHGTGVHVMVVRPGSVRSGTTAGMAGAPLATTPEAVADAIVTGLRRRSETVWVPGALRVVMSALRHVPRPLFRRLPV from the coding sequence GTGAAGGACGCCTTCGGTGCCCCGCAGTCCCTGCTCCTGCTCGGTGGCACGTCCCGGATCGGGCTGGCGACCGCGCGCCGCCTGATCGCCCGCCGCACCCGCACGGTCTGGCTGGCCGGACGCCCCTCGCCCGGACTGGAGTCGGCAGCGGCGGAACTGCGCGCCCTGGGCGCGTACGTCCGTACCGTCGACTTCGACGCCCTGGACTCCGAATCCCACGAGACCGCCCTCGGCAAGATCTTCACCGAGGGCGACATCGACATGGTGCTGCTCGCGTTCGGCATCCTCGGGGACCAGGAGCGCGACGAGGAGGAACCGCTCTCCGCGGTACGGGTCGCGCAGACCAACTACACGGGGGCCGTCTCCGCCGGCCTGGTGTGCGCCGGCGCACTCCAGGAGCAGGGTCACGGATCGCTGGTGGTGCTGTCCTCGGTGGCGGGCGAGCGGGCCCGCCGCGCCGACTTCATCTACGGATCGAGCAAGGCGGGACTGGACGCGTTCGCCCAGGGGCTGGGCGACGCCCTGCACGGCACCGGGGTGCATGTGATGGTCGTGCGCCCCGGCTCCGTCCGGTCGGGGACGACGGCGGGGATGGCCGGGGCACCGCTCGCGACGACCCCGGAGGCGGTCGCAGACGCGATCGTGACGGGGCTGCGGCGGCGCTCGGAGACGGTGTGGGTACCGGGGGCGCTGCGGGTCGTGATGTCGGCGCTGCGCCACGTGCCGCGGCCGCTGTTCCGGCGTCTTCCGGTCTGA
- a CDS encoding 2'-5' RNA ligase family protein produces the protein MGTVTLGVSIAVPEPYGSLLQERRASFGDPAAYGIPTHVTLLPPTEAEAADLPAVERHLARIATGGRPFPMRLSGTGTFRPLSPVVYVQVVEGASACSWLQKRVRDASGPLMRELQFPYHPHVTVAHDIAEEAMDRAYAELSDYEASWTCGSFALYEQGQDAVWRKINEFPFGAEGAAPAVPAQGACSVDEPSLQP, from the coding sequence GTGGGGACCGTAACGCTCGGCGTTTCGATCGCGGTCCCGGAGCCCTACGGCAGCCTGCTCCAGGAGCGGCGCGCGAGCTTCGGGGACCCTGCCGCGTACGGCATTCCCACCCACGTCACCCTTCTCCCGCCGACCGAGGCGGAGGCGGCCGACCTGCCCGCGGTCGAACGGCATCTTGCCCGGATCGCGACCGGCGGCCGCCCCTTTCCGATGCGGCTGTCCGGGACGGGGACCTTCCGTCCTCTGTCGCCGGTCGTCTACGTCCAGGTCGTCGAGGGCGCGTCGGCGTGTTCCTGGCTGCAGAAGCGGGTGCGGGACGCGTCCGGCCCGCTGATGCGCGAGCTGCAGTTCCCGTACCACCCGCATGTGACCGTGGCGCACGACATCGCCGAGGAGGCGATGGACCGGGCGTACGCGGAGCTCTCCGACTACGAGGCGTCCTGGACCTGCGGTTCCTTCGCGCTGTACGAGCAGGGTCAGGACGCCGTCTGGCGCAAGATCAACGAGTTCCCGTTCGGGGCGGAGGGCGCTGCTCCCGCGGTACCCGCGCAGGGCGCCTGCTCCGTGGACGAGCCGTCCCTGCAGCCCTGA
- the trpS gene encoding tryptophan--tRNA ligase has product MASERPRVLSGIQPTAGSFHLGNYLGAVRQWVALQESHDAFYMVVDLHAITVPQDPVELRANTRLAAAQLLAAGLDPERCTLFVQSHVPEHAQLGWVMNCLTGFGEASRMTQFKDKSAKQGADRATVGLFTYPVLQVADILLYQANQVPVGEDQRQHIELTRDLAERFNARFGETFTIPDPYILKETAKIFDLQDPSSKMSKSAATPKGLINLLDEPKATAKKVKSAVTDTDTVIRFDRAGKPGVSNLLTIYSTLTGSGIGDLEQKYEGKGYGALKTDLAEVMVEFVTPFRTRTQEYLDDPESLDSILAKGAEKARAVAAETLALTYDRMGFLPAKH; this is encoded by the coding sequence ATGGCCTCTGAACGCCCCCGCGTGCTCTCCGGAATCCAGCCCACCGCAGGCTCGTTCCACCTCGGCAACTACCTCGGTGCGGTCCGCCAGTGGGTGGCGCTGCAGGAGTCCCACGACGCCTTTTACATGGTCGTGGACCTGCATGCGATCACCGTTCCGCAGGACCCCGTCGAGCTCCGTGCGAACACCCGGCTCGCCGCCGCCCAGCTGCTCGCCGCCGGACTCGACCCGGAACGCTGCACGCTCTTCGTCCAGAGTCACGTCCCCGAGCACGCCCAGCTCGGCTGGGTGATGAACTGCCTCACGGGCTTCGGCGAGGCATCCCGGATGACGCAGTTCAAGGACAAGTCCGCGAAGCAGGGCGCCGACCGGGCCACCGTCGGCCTCTTCACCTACCCGGTCCTCCAGGTCGCGGACATCCTGCTGTACCAGGCCAACCAGGTCCCGGTCGGCGAGGACCAGCGTCAGCACATCGAGCTCACCCGCGACCTCGCCGAGCGCTTCAACGCCCGGTTCGGTGAGACCTTCACCATCCCGGACCCGTACATCCTCAAGGAGACGGCGAAGATCTTCGATCTTCAGGACCCGTCGTCCAAGATGAGCAAGTCGGCGGCCACCCCGAAGGGGCTGATCAACCTCCTCGACGAGCCGAAGGCCACGGCCAAGAAGGTCAAGAGCGCGGTCACCGACACGGACACGGTCATCCGCTTCGACCGCGCCGGGAAGCCGGGCGTCAGCAACCTCCTGACCATCTACTCCACCCTCACCGGATCCGGTATCGGGGATCTGGAGCAGAAGTACGAGGGCAAGGGCTACGGTGCGTTGAAGACCGACCTCGCAGAGGTCATGGTCGAGTTCGTCACACCGTTCCGGACCCGAACCCAGGAATATCTTGACGACCCCGAGTCGCTGGACTCGATCCTGGCCAAGGGCGCGGAGAAGGCCCGAGCAGTGGCCGCCGAGACCCTGGCGCTGACCTACGACCGGATGGGCTTTCTGCCCGCGAAGCACTGA
- a CDS encoding RNA polymerase sigma factor: MKLIVSGTEPISGSRCIKGVRTQEGALQRGREGGRAVDDGGTDRALGRAEGQVEGRAGQQAGTRAEAAARAPAEGEAAVIARVRAGEAEAYAQLVRAHTGVALRAAVAFGAGADAEDVVQSAFLKAYQSLGRFREGAAFRPWLLRIVVNETRNTVRSAGRARAVAGREAILRGADPAIPESADPAVAALAEERRTLLTAALDELSEDHRRVVTYRYLMEMDEAETAQALGWPRGTVKSRLNRALKKLEKKLGTATDGRGADKRGAGGGEGHE; encoded by the coding sequence ATGAAACTCATTGTCTCAGGTACGGAACCGATCTCCGGCAGCCGGTGTATCAAAGGTGTGAGGACGCAGGAGGGGGCCCTGCAGAGGGGCCGGGAGGGGGGCCGCGCCGTCGACGACGGGGGTACGGACCGCGCTCTCGGACGTGCCGAGGGGCAGGTCGAGGGACGGGCCGGGCAGCAGGCCGGGACTCGGGCCGAGGCGGCGGCGAGAGCGCCGGCCGAGGGCGAGGCTGCGGTGATCGCTCGTGTGCGCGCCGGGGAGGCGGAGGCATACGCGCAGCTCGTGCGCGCCCACACGGGTGTCGCCCTGCGGGCCGCGGTCGCCTTCGGGGCGGGGGCCGACGCGGAGGATGTGGTGCAGTCGGCCTTCCTGAAGGCGTACCAGTCGCTGGGCCGTTTCCGGGAGGGGGCGGCATTCCGGCCATGGCTGCTGCGGATCGTGGTGAATGAGACGAGGAACACGGTCCGGTCGGCGGGCCGGGCGCGGGCGGTGGCCGGGCGCGAGGCGATATTGCGGGGCGCCGATCCGGCGATACCGGAGTCGGCGGATCCGGCGGTGGCGGCGCTCGCGGAGGAACGGCGGACGCTGCTGACGGCCGCGCTCGACGAGCTGAGCGAAGACCATCGCCGGGTCGTGACGTACCGCTACCTGATGGAGATGGACGAGGCGGAGACGGCGCAGGCCCTGGGCTGGCCACGGGGGACGGTGAAGTCCCGGCTGAACCGCGCCCTGAAAAAGCTGGAGAAGAAGCTCGGGACGGCTACGGACGGTCGAGGGGCGGACAAGCGAGGGGCGGGAGGGGGTGAGGGGCATGAGTGA